A genomic window from Micromonospora ferruginea includes:
- a CDS encoding phosphoribosyl-ATP diphosphatase — MEESPSVKTFEELFAELQAKAAAGTPGSGTVDALAKGVHFIGKKVVEEAAESWMAAEHEGPERAAEEISQLLYQAQVLMLATGLDLKDVYRHL; from the coding sequence CTGGAAGAATCGCCTTCCGTGAAGACGTTCGAGGAGTTGTTCGCCGAGCTGCAGGCCAAGGCCGCCGCCGGCACCCCGGGCTCGGGCACGGTCGACGCGCTCGCCAAGGGCGTGCACTTCATCGGCAAGAAGGTCGTCGAGGAGGCGGCCGAGTCGTGGATGGCCGCCGAGCACGAGGGCCCGGAGCGGGCCGCCGAGGAGATCTCCCAACTGCTCTACCAGGCGCAGGTGCTGATGCTGGCCACCGGTCTCGACCTGAAGGACGTCTACCGACATCTGTGA
- a CDS encoding TrmH family RNA methyltransferase, translating into MQSPSQGRRLDAVPGPFTPRTPRVVAARRLHRRRDREQAGRFLAEGPQAVREALARDATVVELFGTPAALDRYADLAATAARADVPVSEVTDDALAALTETVAPQGLVAVCRHLDVPLADALARGPRLVAVLAGIRDPGNAGTVLRTADAAGAGAVVLAGEAVDPYNGKCVRASAGSLFHVDVVRADDPLRVVEALRAAGLSVLATTGYGDSDLDDLADAGRLAAPTAWLFGSEAHGLPDELTAAADARVRVPLHGRAESLNLAAAAAVCLYSSARALRRSTMTQHTAGESAS; encoded by the coding sequence ATGCAGTCACCGTCGCAGGGGAGGCGCCTCGACGCTGTTCCCGGCCCGTTCACCCCGCGTACCCCGAGGGTGGTGGCGGCCCGCCGGCTGCACCGCCGGCGCGACCGTGAGCAGGCCGGCCGGTTCCTGGCCGAGGGTCCGCAGGCGGTCCGCGAGGCGCTCGCCCGCGACGCCACGGTGGTCGAGCTGTTCGGCACCCCGGCCGCGCTGGACCGGTACGCCGACCTCGCGGCCACCGCCGCCCGCGCCGACGTGCCGGTCTCCGAGGTCACCGACGACGCCCTGGCCGCGCTCACCGAGACGGTGGCCCCGCAGGGCCTGGTGGCGGTCTGCCGGCACCTCGACGTACCCCTGGCCGACGCCCTGGCGCGCGGGCCGCGCCTGGTCGCGGTGCTCGCCGGGATCCGCGACCCGGGCAACGCCGGGACCGTGCTGCGCACCGCCGACGCGGCCGGCGCGGGCGCGGTGGTCCTCGCCGGCGAGGCCGTCGACCCCTACAACGGCAAGTGCGTGCGCGCCTCCGCCGGCAGCCTGTTCCACGTCGACGTGGTTCGCGCCGACGACCCGCTCCGGGTGGTCGAGGCGCTGCGGGCCGCCGGGCTGTCCGTGCTGGCCACCACCGGGTACGGCGACAGCGACCTGGACGACCTCGCCGACGCCGGCCGGCTCGCCGCCCCCACCGCCTGGCTGTTCGGCTCGGAGGCGCACGGCCTGCCGGACGAGCTGACCGCCGCGGCCGACGCCCGGGTCCGGGTGCCGCTGCACGGGCGCGCCGAGAGCCTTAATCTGGCTGCGGCGGCGGCCGTCTGCCTGTATTCTTCGGCCAGAGCACTGCGTCGTTCCACGATGACGCAGCACACAGCAGGGGAGTCCGCCTCGTGA
- the rpmI gene encoding 50S ribosomal protein L35, whose amino-acid sequence MPKMKSHTGMGKRVKVTGKGKIVAQQAGLRHNLEKKPSTQTRRLTGTVELAKADTKRIKKLLGR is encoded by the coding sequence ATGCCGAAGATGAAGAGCCACACGGGTATGGGCAAGCGGGTCAAGGTGACCGGCAAGGGCAAGATCGTTGCCCAGCAGGCCGGCCTCCGCCACAACCTGGAGAAGAAGCCCTCCACCCAGACCCGGCGGCTGACCGGCACGGTCGAGCTGGCCAAGGCCGACACCAAGCGCATCAAGAAGCTGCTCGGCCGCTGA
- the pheS gene encoding phenylalanine--tRNA ligase subunit alpha, whose amino-acid sequence MSYRNDPYDPKQVALLDPDALAAAVADAEKAFAAAADPDALSALRPAHLGDRSPVSLARREIGALPPAAKSDAGKRVNEARRAVESAYAARQEILDREQAERVLVEERVDVTLPFDRRPRGARHPLTVLMEQISDLFIGMGYEVAEGPEVELEWTNFDALNIPADHPARGLMDTFHIAPEGSGLVLRTHTSPVQARTMLSRTPPIYVVVPGRVYRTDELDATHAPVFHQVEGLVVDKGITMAHLRGTLDHFARAMFGEGAKTRWRPHYFPFTEPSAEFDVWFPEHRDGPQWVEWGGCGMVNPRVLRACGIDPEVYSGFAFGMGIDRTVMVRHGVSDMRDMAEGDVRFTRAFGA is encoded by the coding sequence ATGAGCTACCGCAACGATCCGTACGACCCGAAGCAGGTCGCCCTGCTCGACCCGGACGCCCTGGCCGCGGCCGTGGCCGACGCCGAGAAGGCGTTCGCCGCCGCCGCCGACCCGGACGCGCTGAGCGCGCTGCGCCCGGCCCACCTGGGGGACCGGTCCCCGGTGTCGCTGGCCCGCCGGGAGATCGGCGCGTTGCCGCCGGCCGCGAAGTCCGACGCCGGCAAGCGGGTCAACGAGGCCCGCCGCGCCGTCGAGTCCGCGTACGCCGCCCGGCAGGAGATCCTGGACCGGGAGCAGGCCGAGCGGGTGCTGGTGGAGGAGCGGGTCGACGTGACCCTGCCCTTCGACCGCCGGCCGCGCGGCGCCCGCCACCCGCTGACCGTGCTGATGGAGCAGATCAGCGACCTGTTCATCGGCATGGGCTACGAGGTGGCCGAGGGGCCCGAGGTCGAGCTGGAGTGGACCAACTTCGACGCGCTCAACATCCCGGCCGACCACCCGGCGCGCGGGCTGATGGACACGTTCCACATCGCCCCCGAAGGCTCGGGCCTGGTGCTGCGGACCCACACCTCGCCGGTGCAGGCGCGCACCATGCTCAGCCGCACGCCGCCGATCTACGTGGTGGTGCCCGGCCGGGTCTACCGCACCGACGAGCTGGACGCGACCCACGCGCCGGTCTTCCACCAGGTCGAGGGCCTGGTGGTGGACAAGGGCATCACCATGGCGCACCTGCGCGGCACGCTGGACCACTTCGCCCGGGCGATGTTCGGCGAGGGCGCGAAGACTCGCTGGCGGCCGCACTACTTCCCGTTCACCGAGCCGTCGGCGGAGTTCGACGTCTGGTTCCCGGAGCACCGGGATGGGCCGCAGTGGGTCGAGTGGGGTGGCTGCGGCATGGTCAACCCGCGGGTGCTGCGCGCCTGCGGCATCGACCCGGAGGTCTACTCCGGATTCGCGTTCGGGATGGGCATCGACCGGACCGTGATGGTCCGGCACGGGGTCAGCGACATGCGGGACATGGCCGAGGGCGACGTGCGGTTCACCCGCGCGTTCGGCGCCTGA
- the hisG gene encoding ATP phosphoribosyltransferase: protein MLRVAVPNKGALAESAAGMLREAGYRQRTDPKDLVCRDEPNDIEFFYLRPKDIATYVGSGDLDVGITGRDLLIDSGAPAEEMVDLAFARATFRFAARPQDVDDVRALGGHRIATAYPGLVERHLAELDVKAEVIRLDGAVENAIRLGVADVVADVVETGATLRQAGLVVFGEPLLRSSAVLVRRAGAPGGAQQEQLQRRLHGVLVARRYVMLAYDVPAGLLDRASALTPGIESPTVSPLHREGWVAVQAMVLRDDVHRIMDELYELGARAILVTNIHACRL from the coding sequence ATGCTGCGCGTCGCCGTACCCAACAAGGGCGCCCTGGCCGAGTCGGCCGCCGGGATGCTGCGCGAGGCGGGCTACCGCCAGCGCACCGACCCGAAGGACCTGGTCTGCCGGGACGAGCCCAACGACATCGAGTTCTTCTACCTGCGTCCCAAGGACATCGCCACCTACGTCGGTTCCGGCGACCTGGACGTCGGCATCACCGGGCGGGACCTGCTGATCGACTCCGGCGCGCCAGCCGAGGAGATGGTGGACCTCGCCTTCGCCCGGGCCACCTTCCGCTTCGCCGCCCGCCCGCAGGACGTCGACGACGTACGGGCGCTGGGCGGACACCGGATCGCCACCGCGTACCCGGGGCTGGTCGAGCGGCACCTGGCCGAGCTGGACGTCAAGGCCGAGGTGATCCGGCTCGACGGCGCGGTCGAGAACGCCATCCGGCTCGGCGTGGCCGACGTGGTCGCCGACGTGGTGGAGACCGGCGCCACGCTGCGCCAGGCCGGCCTGGTGGTCTTCGGCGAGCCGCTGCTGCGGTCCTCGGCGGTGCTGGTGCGCCGCGCCGGCGCGCCCGGCGGGGCCCAGCAGGAGCAGCTCCAGCGCCGGCTGCACGGCGTGCTGGTGGCCCGCCGTTACGTGATGCTCGCCTACGACGTGCCGGCCGGGCTGCTCGACCGGGCCAGCGCGCTCACCCCGGGCATCGAGTCGCCCACCGTCTCGCCGCTGCACCGGGAGGGCTGGGTCGCGGTGCAGGCCATGGTGTTGCGCGACGACGTGCACCGGATCATGGACGAGCTGTACGAGCTGGGCGCCCGGGCGATCCTGGTCACCAACATCCACGCCTGCCGGCTGTGA
- the pheT gene encoding phenylalanine--tRNA ligase subunit beta — translation MRVSVSWLREYVDLPADLPTGDLEQALVDLGIEVESIVDLRETVTGPLVVGEVLDIEELTGFKKPIRFCRVDVGAANGTGEPQEIVCGARNFAPGDKVVVILPGGVLPGNFAIGARKTYGRNSHGMICSAQELGLGDDHSGIIVLPADVKAQPGDDARPIVGLDDVVVEMEITPDRGYALSVRGIARELSHALGVPFRDPADAPATGGTAEPAYPVEVRDTVGCDRFAARMVRGVDPTVSTPGWMRQRLTAAGVRSISLPVDITNYLMLELGQPMHAFDADRIAGPLVVRRAEPGEKLTTLDGVSRSLVAEDMVICDETGPISLAAVMGGETSEVLASTTDVLFEAAHWDPAMVGRTARRHKLFSEAAKRWERGVDPALPLVALEKAVRLLTDLAGGTAGAEVLDLDHVRPLSPVTLPADLPSRRVGVSYPADRVVELLEQVGCAVTRGGDRLGEDPGAAGVAAEGAGEVLTVTPPSWRPDLTDPADLVEEVVRLDGYDRVPSVLPTARPGRGLTAAQQRRRAVARSLAERGWVEVLSQPFVAPELVDQLGLPADDPRRPAVRVANPLSEEEPLLRTTLLGPLLGIVRRNVGRGQRDVAIYEIGAVFHPRPGAGSPPAMGVDRRPTDEEFAAADAVVPAQPRHVAVAVCGEIEPAGWWGAGRPAGWADAVEAGRAVLDAAGIPADRVTVRAGERAPWHPGRCAELLVDDVVVGHAGELHPAVVATLELPRRTSVMELDLDALPAAPLAAGPAISTFPPALIDVALVVDEAVPAAEVRAALVEGAGELLEDVRLFDVYASEQLGAGRRSLAYKLTFRAPDRTLAGEEAVAARDAAVALAAKRFGATLRGA, via the coding sequence ATGCGAGTTTCTGTCAGTTGGTTGCGGGAGTACGTCGACCTCCCGGCCGACCTGCCCACCGGCGACCTGGAGCAGGCGCTGGTCGACCTCGGCATCGAGGTCGAGTCGATCGTGGACCTGCGGGAGACGGTCACCGGTCCGCTGGTCGTCGGCGAGGTCCTGGACATCGAGGAGCTGACCGGCTTCAAGAAGCCGATCCGCTTCTGCCGGGTGGACGTGGGCGCCGCGAACGGCACCGGCGAGCCGCAGGAGATCGTCTGCGGGGCGCGCAACTTCGCCCCGGGCGACAAGGTCGTGGTGATCCTGCCCGGCGGCGTGCTGCCCGGTAACTTCGCCATCGGCGCGCGCAAGACGTACGGGCGCAACTCCCACGGGATGATCTGCTCGGCGCAGGAGTTGGGCCTGGGCGACGACCACTCGGGCATCATCGTGCTGCCCGCGGACGTCAAGGCCCAGCCCGGCGACGACGCGCGTCCGATCGTCGGCCTGGACGACGTGGTGGTCGAGATGGAGATCACCCCGGACCGGGGGTACGCGCTCAGTGTCCGCGGCATCGCCCGGGAGCTGTCGCACGCGCTCGGCGTGCCGTTCCGCGACCCGGCCGACGCGCCGGCCACCGGCGGCACCGCCGAGCCGGCGTACCCGGTCGAGGTGCGCGACACGGTCGGCTGCGACCGGTTCGCCGCCCGGATGGTGCGCGGCGTCGACCCGACCGTCTCCACACCCGGGTGGATGCGGCAGCGGCTCACCGCGGCCGGCGTGCGCAGCATCTCGCTGCCGGTCGACATCACCAACTACCTGATGCTCGAACTGGGCCAGCCGATGCACGCCTTCGACGCCGACCGGATCGCCGGGCCGCTGGTGGTGCGCCGCGCCGAGCCGGGGGAGAAGCTGACCACGCTCGACGGGGTGAGCCGCAGCCTGGTCGCCGAAGACATGGTCATCTGCGACGAGACGGGGCCGATCTCGCTGGCCGCGGTGATGGGTGGCGAGACGAGCGAGGTGCTCGCCTCCACCACGGACGTGCTGTTCGAGGCCGCGCACTGGGACCCGGCGATGGTCGGGCGCACCGCGCGGCGGCACAAGCTGTTCAGCGAGGCCGCGAAGCGCTGGGAGCGGGGCGTCGACCCGGCCCTGCCGCTGGTCGCGCTGGAGAAGGCGGTCCGGCTGCTCACCGACCTGGCGGGCGGCACGGCCGGCGCCGAGGTGCTCGACCTCGACCACGTCCGTCCGCTTTCGCCGGTGACGCTGCCGGCGGACCTGCCGTCGCGGCGGGTCGGCGTGTCCTACCCGGCGGACCGGGTGGTGGAGCTGCTGGAGCAGGTCGGCTGCGCGGTCACCCGCGGCGGCGACCGGCTCGGCGAGGACCCCGGCGCGGCCGGGGTGGCCGCCGAGGGCGCCGGCGAGGTGCTGACCGTGACGCCGCCGAGCTGGCGGCCCGACCTGACCGACCCGGCCGACCTGGTGGAGGAGGTGGTCCGCCTCGACGGGTACGACCGGGTGCCGTCGGTGCTGCCCACCGCGCGCCCCGGCCGGGGCCTCACCGCGGCGCAGCAGCGCCGCCGTGCGGTGGCCCGCTCGCTCGCCGAGCGCGGCTGGGTCGAGGTGCTGTCCCAGCCGTTCGTCGCGCCGGAGCTGGTCGACCAGCTCGGCCTGCCGGCCGACGACCCGCGCCGTCCCGCGGTGCGGGTGGCCAACCCGCTGTCCGAGGAGGAGCCGCTGCTGCGCACCACGCTGCTCGGCCCGCTGCTCGGCATCGTCCGGCGCAACGTCGGGCGGGGTCAGCGGGACGTGGCGATCTACGAGATCGGCGCGGTCTTCCACCCGCGTCCGGGCGCCGGCTCCCCGCCGGCCATGGGGGTGGACCGGCGTCCCACCGACGAGGAGTTCGCCGCCGCCGACGCGGTGGTGCCGGCGCAGCCGCGGCACGTCGCGGTGGCGGTGTGCGGCGAGATCGAGCCGGCCGGCTGGTGGGGCGCGGGCCGCCCGGCCGGCTGGGCGGACGCGGTCGAGGCGGGCCGGGCGGTGCTCGACGCGGCCGGCATCCCCGCCGACCGGGTCACCGTCCGGGCCGGCGAGCGCGCGCCCTGGCACCCGGGGCGGTGCGCCGAGCTGCTGGTCGACGACGTCGTCGTCGGGCACGCCGGTGAGCTGCACCCGGCGGTGGTGGCGACGCTGGAGCTGCCCCGTCGCACCAGCGTCATGGAGCTGGACCTGGACGCGCTGCCCGCCGCGCCGCTGGCGGCCGGTCCGGCGATCTCCACGTTCCCGCCGGCGCTGATCGACGTGGCGCTCGTGGTGGACGAGGCGGTGCCGGCGGCCGAGGTGCGGGCGGCCCTGGTCGAGGGCGCGGGCGAGCTGCTGGAGGACGTGCGGCTGTTCGACGTCTACGCCTCGGAGCAGCTCGGGGCCGGGCGCAGGTCGCTGGCGTACAAGCTGACGTTCCGCGCCCCGGACCGGACGCTGGCCGGCGAGGAGGCGGTGGCCGCCCGCGACGCCGCGGTGGCGCTCGCCGCCAAGCGCTTCGGCGCCACCCTCCGCGGCGCCTGA
- the ribH gene encoding 6,7-dimethyl-8-ribityllumazine synthase, translating into MAGFGEPGAPAVDAAGLTVGVVAARWHGELTDHMAERAVAAAQACGARAVVARVAGSVELPVVAQAMARRFDVVVALGVVVRGATAHFDYVCQSVTEGLTRVALDEGKPVAHGVLTVDTIEQARDRAGLPGSAEDKGWAATVAALEAALAIRGLDAANAHRVGFA; encoded by the coding sequence ATGGCGGGTTTCGGGGAGCCGGGCGCACCCGCGGTGGACGCGGCCGGGCTGACCGTCGGCGTGGTGGCCGCGCGCTGGCACGGCGAGCTGACCGACCACATGGCCGAGCGCGCGGTGGCCGCCGCGCAGGCGTGCGGGGCGCGGGCCGTGGTGGCCCGGGTGGCCGGCTCGGTGGAGCTCCCGGTGGTGGCGCAGGCGATGGCCCGGCGCTTCGACGTGGTGGTCGCGCTCGGCGTCGTGGTACGCGGCGCGACCGCGCACTTCGACTACGTGTGCCAGTCGGTGACCGAGGGGCTGACCCGGGTGGCGCTGGACGAGGGCAAGCCGGTGGCGCACGGCGTGCTCACCGTGGACACCATCGAGCAGGCCCGGGACCGGGCCGGGCTGCCCGGCTCGGCCGAGGACAAGGGCTGGGCGGCCACCGTGGCGGCCCTGGAGGCCGCGCTGGCGATCCGCGGCCTGGACGCCGCCAACGCCCACCGCGTCGGCTTCGCCTGA
- the rplT gene encoding 50S ribosomal protein L20: protein MARVKRAVNAQKKRRTLLETASGYRGQRSRLYRKAKEQVLHSMQYAYRDRRDRKGDFRQLWIQRINAGARANGMTYNRLIQGLRLAGIEVDRKILADLAVNDAAAFAAIVELARAAVAAEGTGGAAAQAA from the coding sequence ATGGCACGCGTCAAGCGGGCTGTTAACGCCCAGAAGAAGCGTCGTACCCTGCTGGAGACCGCGAGCGGTTACCGCGGTCAGCGCTCCCGGCTCTACCGCAAGGCCAAGGAGCAGGTGCTGCACTCGATGCAGTACGCCTACCGGGACCGTCGCGACCGCAAGGGCGACTTCCGGCAGCTCTGGATCCAGCGGATCAACGCCGGGGCCCGGGCCAACGGCATGACCTACAACCGGCTGATCCAGGGCCTGCGCCTGGCCGGCATCGAGGTCGACCGCAAGATCCTGGCCGACCTGGCCGTCAACGACGCCGCCGCGTTCGCGGCGATCGTCGAGCTGGCCCGCGCCGCCGTGGCGGCCGAGGGCACCGGTGGCGCCGCGGCCCAGGCCGCCTGA
- a CDS encoding bifunctional 3,4-dihydroxy-2-butanone-4-phosphate synthase/GTP cyclohydrolase II, with amino-acid sequence MTSFGSIEQAVADIAAGRAVVVVDDEDRENEGDLIFAAELATPELVAFMVRYTSGYICVPLTEDECDRLDLPPMHHTNQDRRGTAYTVTVDAREGVGTGISAADRSHTIRLLADAGTDPTDLARPGHVVPLRARAGGVLRRAGHTEAAVDLTRLAGLRPAGVLCEMVNDDGTMMRLPDLEKFCAEHGLTLITIADLIAYRRRTEKQVELAAEARMPTPYGVFRAYGYRAEHDSAEHVALVFGDLGDGRDVLVRVHSECLTGDVFGSLRCDCGPQLQAALARVAEEGRGVVLYVRGHEGRGIGLLHKLQAYQLQDQGRDTVDANLDLGLPADARDYGTGAQILYDLGVRSMRLLTNNPAKRAGLEGYGLTVTGREGLPVRSNPENVRYLRTKRDRMGHLLEGLDEVTEAPMGRPVAGDEIGA; translated from the coding sequence ATGACCAGTTTCGGTTCGATCGAGCAGGCGGTGGCGGACATCGCCGCCGGCCGGGCCGTCGTCGTGGTCGACGACGAGGACCGGGAGAACGAGGGCGACCTGATCTTCGCGGCCGAGCTGGCCACCCCGGAGCTGGTGGCGTTCATGGTCCGCTACACCTCCGGCTACATCTGCGTGCCGCTGACCGAGGACGAGTGCGACCGGCTGGACCTGCCGCCGATGCACCACACCAACCAGGACCGGCGCGGCACCGCGTACACGGTGACCGTGGACGCCCGCGAGGGGGTCGGCACCGGCATCTCGGCCGCCGACCGGTCGCACACCATCCGGCTGCTCGCCGACGCCGGCACCGACCCGACCGACCTGGCCCGCCCGGGTCACGTGGTGCCGTTGCGCGCCCGTGCCGGCGGGGTGCTGCGCCGGGCCGGGCACACCGAGGCGGCGGTGGACCTGACCCGGCTGGCCGGGTTGCGCCCGGCCGGCGTGCTCTGCGAGATGGTCAACGACGACGGCACCATGATGCGCCTGCCGGACCTGGAGAAGTTCTGCGCCGAGCACGGCCTCACGCTGATCACCATCGCCGACCTGATCGCCTACCGGCGGCGCACCGAGAAGCAGGTGGAGCTGGCCGCCGAGGCGCGGATGCCCACCCCGTACGGCGTGTTCCGGGCGTACGGCTACCGCGCCGAGCACGACTCGGCCGAGCACGTCGCGCTGGTCTTCGGCGACCTCGGCGACGGGCGGGACGTGCTGGTGCGGGTGCACTCCGAGTGCCTCACCGGGGACGTGTTCGGCTCGCTGCGCTGCGACTGCGGCCCCCAGTTGCAGGCCGCGCTGGCCCGGGTCGCCGAGGAGGGGCGCGGGGTGGTGCTCTACGTACGCGGGCACGAGGGTCGCGGCATCGGCCTGCTGCACAAGCTGCAGGCGTACCAGTTGCAGGACCAGGGGCGCGACACCGTGGACGCGAACCTCGACCTGGGCCTGCCGGCCGACGCGCGCGACTACGGCACCGGCGCGCAGATCCTGTACGACCTCGGCGTCCGCTCGATGCGGCTGCTGACCAACAACCCGGCCAAGCGGGCCGGCCTGGAGGGGTACGGCCTCACCGTGACCGGCCGGGAGGGGCTGCCCGTGCGGTCCAACCCGGAGAACGTGCGCTACCTGCGCACCAAGCGGGACCGGATGGGTCACCTCCTGGAAGGACTGGACGAGGTGACCGAGGCGCCGATGGGGCGTCCGGTCGCCGGTGACGAGATCGGAGCGTAG
- a CDS encoding PH domain-containing protein, with amino-acid sequence MSDSVVTVRPRRIRVVCWASAITLVVVFSLVATSLTGATGDGYGSFQRGDQFAMVGLGVFGALGFLLFTRPRVVADARGVRVRNVIGSYELPWEVIRGVRFDRGAPWASLELHDDDLLPMVALQAADKESAVEAVRALRRLHQAHLAALAAGHPTSR; translated from the coding sequence GTGAGCGATTCCGTGGTGACCGTGCGGCCCCGCCGCATCCGGGTGGTCTGCTGGGCGTCGGCGATCACGCTGGTGGTCGTGTTCAGCCTGGTCGCGACGTCGCTGACCGGCGCCACCGGTGACGGCTACGGCTCGTTCCAGCGTGGCGACCAGTTCGCCATGGTCGGGCTGGGCGTCTTCGGCGCGCTCGGGTTCCTGCTGTTCACCCGCCCCCGCGTGGTCGCCGACGCTCGGGGCGTGCGGGTGCGCAACGTGATCGGCTCCTACGAGCTGCCCTGGGAGGTGATCCGCGGGGTCCGGTTCGATCGCGGCGCCCCGTGGGCGAGCCTGGAGCTGCACGACGACGACCTGCTGCCGATGGTCGCGTTGCAGGCGGCCGACAAGGAGAGCGCGGTCGAGGCGGTCCGCGCCCTGCGCCGCCTGCACCAGGCGCACCTGGCCGCGCTGGCCGCCGGCCACCCGACGTCCCGCTGA
- a CDS encoding DMT family transporter has product MRPLPLPAALTVVVLGGVASAAQGVVNAELGERTGDPVLGAVVNNLGGCLIVLAGLAVVPAMRAGLAGLRRAGLPWWSYLGGFGGAVIVLTAPVAVPVLGVAVFTIAQVAGGSLGGLAVDRAGLAARGRLPLTVPRVAGAALGVGAVALAQLGRPVGDLAVGLVLLSVVAGLAVSLQSALNGRVAAGIGPAAGLAVNFVVSTTVIGAVAVLAGSLAGQPRWPTEWWLYVGGVFGVGIVLALLVGVRAAGVLRTGLALVAGQLGGALLLDLVLPGGAGVRLPVLAGAVLTLLAVLVAGVRRRAPARVAVEPGHEPDGRLVG; this is encoded by the coding sequence GTGAGGCCGCTGCCGCTCCCGGCCGCGCTGACCGTCGTCGTCCTGGGTGGTGTCGCCTCGGCCGCCCAGGGCGTGGTCAACGCGGAGCTGGGGGAGCGGACCGGCGATCCGGTGCTCGGCGCGGTGGTCAACAACCTTGGCGGCTGCCTGATCGTGCTGGCCGGGCTGGCCGTGGTCCCGGCGATGCGGGCCGGGCTGGCCGGGCTGCGCCGCGCCGGCCTGCCCTGGTGGTCCTACCTCGGCGGGTTCGGCGGCGCGGTGATCGTGCTGACCGCCCCGGTGGCGGTGCCGGTGCTCGGGGTGGCGGTGTTCACCATCGCCCAGGTGGCCGGCGGCAGCCTCGGCGGCCTGGCCGTCGACCGGGCCGGGCTGGCCGCCCGCGGGCGGCTGCCGCTCACCGTGCCCCGGGTGGCCGGCGCGGCGCTCGGCGTCGGCGCGGTGGCCCTCGCGCAGCTCGGCCGGCCGGTCGGCGACCTGGCGGTCGGGCTGGTGCTGCTCTCGGTCGTGGCCGGGCTGGCGGTGTCCCTGCAGTCCGCGCTCAACGGCCGGGTCGCGGCCGGCATCGGGCCGGCCGCCGGGCTGGCGGTGAACTTCGTGGTCAGCACGACGGTGATCGGCGCGGTGGCGGTGCTGGCCGGGTCGCTGGCCGGCCAGCCGCGCTGGCCCACCGAGTGGTGGCTCTACGTCGGCGGCGTGTTCGGCGTCGGCATCGTGCTCGCCCTGCTGGTCGGCGTGCGCGCCGCCGGGGTGCTGCGGACCGGCCTGGCGCTGGTGGCCGGGCAGCTCGGTGGCGCGCTGCTGCTGGACCTGGTGCTGCCCGGCGGTGCCGGCGTCCGGCTGCCGGTGCTGGCCGGCGCCGTGCTGACGCTGCTGGCGGTGCTGGTGGCCGGCGTGCGGCGGCGGGCGCCGGCCCGTGTGGCGGTGGAACCTGGGCACGAACCGGATGGCAGACTGGTCGGGTGA
- the infC gene encoding translation initiation factor IF-3 yields MNEQIRAREVRLVGPEGEQVGIVPLERALQLAADVDLDLVEVAPMARPPVCKLMDFGKFKYESALKAREARRNQQQTVIKEMKLRPKIDPHDYETKKGHVVRFLKAGDKVKVTIMFRGREQSRPELGYRLLRRLESEITDLGYVEAAPKQDGRNMIMVLAPHRAVKASAVAATASRGGPRDRAAEEPGAAAGGEAPAAGETAAAGETGPTADTSGQ; encoded by the coding sequence GTGAACGAGCAGATCCGGGCACGTGAGGTCCGACTGGTCGGCCCTGAGGGTGAGCAGGTGGGCATCGTCCCGCTGGAGCGCGCCCTGCAGCTGGCCGCGGACGTCGACCTGGACCTGGTCGAGGTTGCGCCGATGGCGCGCCCGCCGGTGTGCAAGCTCATGGACTTCGGCAAGTTCAAGTACGAGAGCGCACTCAAGGCGCGCGAAGCGCGGCGTAACCAGCAGCAGACCGTCATCAAGGAGATGAAGCTCCGGCCGAAGATCGACCCGCACGACTACGAGACCAAGAAGGGTCACGTGGTGCGGTTCCTCAAGGCGGGCGACAAGGTCAAGGTGACGATCATGTTCCGCGGTCGCGAGCAGAGCCGCCCGGAGCTGGGTTACCGGCTCCTGCGCCGGCTCGAGTCCGAGATCACGGACCTGGGATACGTCGAGGCCGCTCCGAAGCAGGACGGTCGAAACATGATCATGGTTCTCGCTCCGCACCGGGCCGTCAAGGCCTCCGCGGTCGCCGCCACGGCGTCGCGCGGTGGTCCTCGGGACCGTGCCGCGGAGGAGCCCGGAGCCGCGGCGGGTGGCGAGGCCCCGGCGGCCGGCGAGACCGCAGCAGCCGGTGAGACCGGCCCGACCGCTGACACCAGCGGCCAGTAA